A part of Miscanthus floridulus cultivar M001 chromosome 6, ASM1932011v1, whole genome shotgun sequence genomic DNA contains:
- the LOC136456807 gene encoding laccase-4-like produces MAMAISSALPCSLLMAALMLLASAVEVQGITRRYDFNVTMANVTRLCASKSIITVNGQFPGPKIVAREGDRLVIRVTNHAQHNISLHWHGIRQLRTGWADGPAYITQCPIQTGQSYVYNYTIVGQRGTLWWHAHISWLRATVYGPLVILPKLGVPYPFPAPYKEVPVIFGEWWLSDTEVVINQALQVGAGPNVSDAHTINGLPGPLYNCSAKDTFKLKVKPGKTYMLRLINAALNDELFFSIANHSLTVVEVDAVYVKPFTVDTLFIAPGQTTNVLLAAKPFYPGANYYMSARTYSTGRPATFDNTTVAGILEYEYPDAPSSAASFNKALPLYRPALPQLNDTSFVGNFTAKLRSLATPQYPAAVPQTVDKRFFFTVGLGTHPCPANTTCQGPTNTTKFAASVNNVSFVLPTKALLHSHFTGLSSGVYESDFPVAPLTPFNYTGTPPNNTNVANGTKLMVIPYGTNVELVMQGTSILGIESHPLHLHGFNFFVVGQGYGNYDPVNDLTKFNLVDPVERNTVGVPAGGWVAIRFLADNPGVWFMHCHLEVHTTWGLRMAWLVLDGSLPHQKLLPPPSDLPKC; encoded by the exons ATGGCCATGGCAATCTCCTCTGCTCTTCCATGCTCCCTCCTCATGGCGGCCCTGATGCTCCTTGCCTCTGCCGTCGAAGTGCAAGGCATCACGAGGCGCTACGACTTCAAT GTGACAATGGCGAACGTGACACGGCTGTGCGCCAGCAAGAGCATCATCACGGTGAACGGGCAGTTCCCCGGCCCCAAGATCGTCGCGAGGGAAGGAGACCGTCTCGTCATCCGCGTGACCAACCACGCCCAGCACAACATCTCGCTGCACTG GCACGGCATCCGGCAGCTGCGCACGGGGTGGGCGGACGGGCCGGCGTACATCACGCAGTGCCCGATCCAGACGGGGCAGAGCTACGTGTACAACTACACCATCGTCGGGCAGCGCGGCACGCTGTGGTGGCACGCGCACATCTCCTGGCTGCGCGCCACCGTCTACGGGCCCCTCGTCATCCTGCCCAAGCTCGGCGTCCCCTACCCGTTCCCGGCGCCGTACAAGGAGGTCCCCGTCATCTTCG GTGAGTGGTGGCTGTCGGACACGGAGGTGGTGATCAATCAGGCGCTTCAGGTTGGCGCTGGTCCGAATGTCTCTGACGCCCACACCATCAACGGCCTACCAGGACCGCTCTACAACTGCTCTGCCAAAG ACACGTTCAAGCTGAAGGTGAAGCCAGGGAAGACGTACATGCTCCGCCTCATCAACGCTGCGCTCAACGACGAGCTCTTCTTCTCCATCGCCAACCACTCGCTCACCGTCGTCGAGGTCGACGCCGTCTACGTCAAGCCCTTCACGGTCGACACCCTGTTCATCGCCCCGGGCCAGACCACCAACGTGCTCCTCGCCGCCAAGCCGTTCTACCCCGGAGCCAACTACTACATGTCCGCCAGGACCTACTCCACCGGCAGGCCGGCCACCTTCGACAACACCACCGTCGCCGGCATCCTCGAGTACGAGTACCCcgacgcgccctcctccgcggcGAGCTTCAACAAGGCCCTGCCGCTCTACAGGCCGGCGCTGCCGCAGCTGAACGACACCAGCTTCGTCGGCAACTTCACGGCCAAGCTCCGCAGCCTCGCCACGCCGCAGTACCCGGCGGCGGTGCCGCAGACGGTGGACAAGCGGTTCTTCTTCACGGTGGGGCTGGGCACGCACCCGTGCCCCGCCAACACCACGTGCCAGGGCCCCACCAACACGACGAAGTTCGCGGCGTCCGTCAACAACGTCTCCTTCGTGCTCCCCACCAAGGCGCTGCTGCACTCGCACTTCACCGGCCTGTCCAGCGGCGTCTACGAGTCGGACTTCCCCGTCGCGCCGCTCACGCCGTTCAACTACACGGGGACGCCGCCCAACAACACCAACGTGGCCAACGGGACCAAGCTCATGGTCATCCCGTACGGCACCAACGTGGAGCTGGTGATGCAGGGCACCAGCATCCTCGGCATCGAGAGCCACCCTCTGCACCTCCACGGCTTCAACTTCTTCGTCGTCGGCCAAGGCTATGGCAACTACGACCCGGTCAACGACCTGACTAAGTTCAACCTCGTCGACCCCGTCGAGCGCAACACCGTCGGCGTGCCGGCCGGCGGCTGGGTGGCCATCCGCTTCCTTGCCGACAACCCCG GGGTATGGTTCATGCACTGCCACTTGGAGGTGCACACAACGTGGGGCCTCAGGATGGCATGGTTGGTGCTCGACGGCAGCCTCCCGCACCAGAAGCTGCTCCCGCCGCCGTCCGATCTTCCCAAATGCTGA